The sequence AAATGGCAATCTCATCGACGCCCAAGGCGAGTTTGTTGCAGATAACGGATGAACTCAGCCTGCGTTACGAGAAGACCGGCGACGGGCCGCCGCTGGTCCTTCTGCATACGATCCGCACCCAGCTCGAATATTTTCGCCAGTTGGTCCCGTTCCTCGCCAGGTCCCACACGGTCTACGCGATCGATCTGCCCGGACACGGCCATTCGCCGATTGATCCTCGCGCTCGGTTTGACGAGCCCTACTTCAGGCAAGGCGTCATCGGATTCATCGAGACACTCAACCTCACCGACGTCACCCTTGTGGGCGAATCGATAGGCGGCGCCTTGGCGCTTACGGTTGCGGCGTCAATTCCAAAGCGGATCGAGCGCGTCGTCGCGATCAATACCTACGACTACGAAACCCGCTATGGCGACGGCATCCGGCGCGGCAACGGGTTCGCGAACTTCATCATCGGAAGCTTGCAGATCCCTGGTCTTGGCGCGCTCAATGCATCGCTCGAAAACAAGATGGTCCTGGCCAAGATCATGAGCGGGGGCTTCCACGACCCGCATAGACTTCCCGCCGACCTTCTCGCCGAGTTCGACAAGGTGGCCCACCGTCCCGGATACAAGCGCGCAGCCCGTAAGGTGCTGGCAGGCTGGCGATCCTGGAGCCAAGCGCGGGACCGTTATCGCGCGGTCTCGGCGCCAGTGACGCTCAGCTATGGCGACAGCGATTGGTCGCGACCTGACGAGCGCGAGCGGACCCGATCGTTGCTCTCGAACGTCCGCATGGTCACGCTCGCAAACACGGGACACTTTTCTGCTGTTGAAAGCCCGTCGGAACTGGCGCGTGTGATACTGGAGGAATCCGCCCTTGCGGGCCCGTCAAAGGCCAACCTGAGCCCGGCCTCATGAGTGACTGCAGTGTGCAATGGGCGGACACCTGCACCTTCGGAGACAACGTGTGAACCGTTTGAAGCCCTCGGATCCGGCTCCCGCAGAGACTGACGACATGGGCCAGCGTATTGTGCGCGCCGCTTTCCAGACCTTCTCCGAGAAGGGCTACGCCGGCGCGAGCACGCTCCTGATCGCGACCCGCGCCAAGGTTTCCAAGCGGGACCTCTATGCGATGTTTCCGAGCAAGGAGGCGATGCTTCTCGCTTGCATCACCACCCACTCCGAAAGAATGCGGATGCCGGAGGGCCTTCCTGAACCGGAAGACCGCCAGATGCTGGCCGCAGCGCTGGAGGCCTTCGCGGCGAATTTCCTAGGCGAAACGCTGAATCCGGACGTCATTGGCATGCACCGGCTGGCGATCGCAGAGGCCATCCGATCGCCCGAGGTCGCGCAGATGCTCGAAGAGGCGCGGGAGGCCAACCGCGCCATCCTCTACGAGCTCTTTGTCCGAGCCCAGGGCAAGGGACTGCTGCCTTCGGGAGACACAGCCGAGATGGTCCGCAAATATCTCGCTCTGGTTTTGGAGGATCTGATCCTTAGTCTGCTCCTCGGAGTGCTGCCGCAGCCCAGTCGCGCTCAGATCCAGCGTCACGCCACCAGAGCGGCAGTCGATTTCCTGCTTCTTTATCCATCGCCGGGCCAGAGCACGTAGACCGCCGCGAGACCTCGGGCGATGATTTCGTCGCCTTCGATCGAAACCGGCTTCAATGACCGCTCCTGAGGAACAACCTCGGCACTAAAGCCCGAGGCCTGACGACTGCTACTGGCGAGTTGCTCTCCCTTCACAGGGATGGCTGCGCGACGACAGGCGGACGCCCTGCTGAGCGTTACGGTGTTTCGCCTGGCCTAGGCGCGTTCGAAGCCAGCCAGCACGGTCGTCACACAGCTTCCGATCGTATCGAGGTTGTAGCCTCCCTCCTGAACGAGCACGGTCGGAACGCCGAGGCGTCCGAGCCTGGCGCCAGCGGAACTAAACCCGTCAAAGGTCACCTTCAACTCGTCGGTCGGGTCGGCCTCATGCCCGTCGACGCCAAGCGACACCACCAGGGCGTCGGGCGCATAGGCTGCGATACGAGCGCAGGCGGTTTCGAGGGCGGCCAGGAAAGTAGCGTCGCCAGCGTGATGCGGCAGCGGAAGGTTCAGGTTGTAGCCGTGGCCGCGTCCCTCGCCACGCTCCTGGTCGTAACCAACGAAGTAGGGATAGCAGTCATCAGGATCGCAATGGATCGAGATGAAGAGAACATCGTCGCGATCGTAAAAGATGCGCTGGGTGCCGTTGCCATGGTGCGAATCGATGTCGATGACCGCGACCCGTCCGATGCCGCTTCGCAGATGTTGCGCCGCGATGGCGGCGTTGTTCAGGTAGCAGTTGCCCCCGCCGCGATCCTTGTCCGCGTGGTGGCCGGACGGGCGGCAAAGGGCGTAGGCGGAGCGCTCGCCCATGAGCACGGCCTCCGCGGCCGCCACGGCGAGATTGGCCGAGGCCGCAATGGCCTCCCAGCTTTGCTCGCCGATCGGCATCCAGAGATCGCTGGCGTGATACCCCGCCCGGCCAAGGGCCGAACTCGGGTAGCGGGCGTCGACGCCGCGAACGGGAAAGATCAGCGGATAGGCGTCTCCCGAATGGGTCAGCAGCCCAGTAGCGAGGGCGGGCTCAGCCGCCTTCCGCCAGGCCGCCCAAGCGGTCTGCAGATATTCCAGGTACTCGGGCGTGTGGACTTCTGCGATCGGCCGCAACCCATATGGAGGCGCCTCCAGCACGAGGTGACTGTCGCGCTTCAGCGCCTCCAGGATGTTCTCGGCGCGGGCCGGCGGATCAGGGGTGAAGGCGATGATCTGCCCCCAGATGTAGAAGCTCTCGGGACTGTGGTTGGCGTGCTCGGCGCTGTAGAAGACTTTCATCGGCTCTGTTCTCAGTTTGTCGATTGAGGATATGTCCCAAAGTCAGCCGGCGAGCGCTCCAAACCATCTCCGCTGTCGGCGCTGTCCGTCGCCGTCGGCTGGGCCCGACCAAAGACGCGGATGGGAAGTTTTTCCAACCGCGCCTTGAGCTGCAGCGCAAGAAACAGCGAATAGAAACGCGATTGCGCCAGGTTGCCGCCGTGGAACCACAGCCCCTCCTGCGCCGTGGGCTTCCACATATTGCGCAGCTCGCCTTCCCAAGGCCCGGGATCGTGGGCGGTGTCCGAGCCGTAACCCCAGACCTTGCCCACTTTCGCCGCAACCTCTTCGGAGACGAGATCGCCGACCACCTGGTCCATTGACCCGAAGCCGGTCGCGCAGATGATCAAGTCGGCCGAAACCGTGGAGCCATCGGACAGCAACACGCCCTCAGGGACGAAGCGTTCGACACCGACCCGCGAGCGCAGCTTGATCCGCCCGCTCGCGACCAAATCCGAGGCGCCGACATCGATGTAATAGCCTGACGCGCGGCGCAGGTATTTCAGGGCCATGCCCGTTCCATCCTCGCCAAAGTCGTGCATGAACCCTGCCGCCTCGAGCCGGGCGTAGAACTCGGCGTCGCGCTGAGCGATCATCAGGTTCAATGGCCGGTGGATCTCAGGCGCGAGGCGCAGGGGCATGGACGCGCTGAGGAGATCCGCCCGCTCGGTCGTGATGCCTGACGCCAGCGCAGTTTCCGAGTAGAGCCCAGACAGGAGCAGATCCAGCACGGTCTGGGAGCGGACGACGTGCGTCGAGGATCGCTGGATCATGGTCGCGTCCGCGCCGTGCTCGACCAGGTCGGCGCAGATGTCGTGGGCCGAGTTGTTCGACCCGATCACCGCAACCTTGCGCCCCTCGTAGCCACGGCCGCCCGAATATTGGCTGGAATGCATGATCGGCCCGGCAAATGTTTCGGCGCCCTCGAACCTGGGCATGTTGGGCCGGCCGGCATTGCCCGTGGCGATCACGAGATGCCGCGGCCGAAGCGTGACTTGGTCGCCGGCGCGTCGAACCTCGACCCGCCAGATTTGTTCGCTGGCGTCGTAGGCGGCCCGAAGGCATTCGGTGGATCCCCAGACGTTCAGCTCCAGGATCTGGGCATAGGCGTCGAGCCAGTCGGCGATCTGGTCCTTTGGCGTGAAGACTGGCCAGGTCTCCGGGAACGGCAAGTAGGGCATGTGGTCATACCAGACCGGGTCATGCAGGCTGAGCGAGTGATAGCGCGAGCGCCACTGGTCGCCCGGCCGCACGTTGCGCTCGACCACCAGGGCTGGGACGTCGAGCTGGCGCAGGCGGGCGGCGAGGGTCAGTCCGGCTTGTCCGCCTCCGACAATCAACACGAATGGCTGGTCTTCCACGCCGATCCGGGCCTGTTCGGCCTTGCGGGTGTCCAGCCAGTTCCACTGCGGATGCCGGGGATCGAGGGTGGGCCCCTTGCGGCGGTGTCGCCCCACATGCTGCTCGAAGCCGGTGAGGTCCTGGAGCGTGGTGAAGAGGGTCCAGCACCGGCCCTGCTTTAGGCGGACATAGCCGGTCCCACGGCCCAACGCAGTGTCGAAGCTGACGAAGCCTTCCTGCCCTGAGCTGGCTGCTGTATCCACGACCCGCCAGTTTCGCGACCGCCGAGCCTCGGTCGTCGCCTCCAGCATGCCGCGGATGGCGCTGCGTCCTTCCAGTGTCAGCAAGTTCCAGGTGAACGCGACAAAGTCTCTCCAGAAGCCGTCTGGCTCGAACAGCTCTGCCGATCGCGCCGCCTCACCCGATGTCAGCGCCTTCTCGAACTCCGCCAGCCAAGTCCCCAGCGTTAGATCCGTCATGCCCGTCCTCCCCAACGCATCCCAGGCGGCCCTCAGGCGCGAGGCGCCGCGGCGACCGCCGCGATCTCGATCAGCGCGGCGGGGACCGCCAGCTGGGCGACTCCGACCGCAGTCCACGCCGGATGCGGCTCACCAAGCCGGGCGGCCTTGATGGCGATGAAGGCCGGCATTTGGGCGGCAAGATCACCACGGTGATAGGTGGTCAGGCTGGCCACGTCCGCTAGGCTCGCGCCGGCCTCCGCGAGCACGGTTTCCAGCTGTGTAAAGGCGTTCTCCACCTGGACGTCGAATTCGGCGGGAAGGCTCATGTCCGCAGCGAACCCGATTACGCCCGAGACGATGATCTGGTCGCC is a genomic window of Phenylobacterium montanum containing:
- a CDS encoding alpha/beta fold hydrolase, with the protein product MQITDELSLRYEKTGDGPPLVLLHTIRTQLEYFRQLVPFLARSHTVYAIDLPGHGHSPIDPRARFDEPYFRQGVIGFIETLNLTDVTLVGESIGGALALTVAASIPKRIERVVAINTYDYETRYGDGIRRGNGFANFIIGSLQIPGLGALNASLENKMVLAKIMSGGFHDPHRLPADLLAEFDKVAHRPGYKRAARKVLAGWRSWSQARDRYRAVSAPVTLSYGDSDWSRPDERERTRSLLSNVRMVTLANTGHFSAVESPSELARVILEESALAGPSKANLSPAS
- a CDS encoding TetR/AcrR family transcriptional regulator, with the translated sequence MNRLKPSDPAPAETDDMGQRIVRAAFQTFSEKGYAGASTLLIATRAKVSKRDLYAMFPSKEAMLLACITTHSERMRMPEGLPEPEDRQMLAAALEAFAANFLGETLNPDVIGMHRLAIAEAIRSPEVAQMLEEAREANRAILYELFVRAQGKGLLPSGDTAEMVRKYLALVLEDLILSLLLGVLPQPSRAQIQRHATRAAVDFLLLYPSPGQST
- a CDS encoding histone deacetylase family protein, with product MKVFYSAEHANHSPESFYIWGQIIAFTPDPPARAENILEALKRDSHLVLEAPPYGLRPIAEVHTPEYLEYLQTAWAAWRKAAEPALATGLLTHSGDAYPLIFPVRGVDARYPSSALGRAGYHASDLWMPIGEQSWEAIAASANLAVAAAEAVLMGERSAYALCRPSGHHADKDRGGGNCYLNNAAIAAQHLRSGIGRVAVIDIDSHHGNGTQRIFYDRDDVLFISIHCDPDDCYPYFVGYDQERGEGRGHGYNLNLPLPHHAGDATFLAALETACARIAAYAPDALVVSLGVDGHEADPTDELKVTFDGFSSAGARLGRLGVPTVLVQEGGYNLDTIGSCVTTVLAGFERA
- a CDS encoding flavin-containing monooxygenase; this encodes MTDLTLGTWLAEFEKALTSGEAARSAELFEPDGFWRDFVAFTWNLLTLEGRSAIRGMLEATTEARRSRNWRVVDTAASSGQEGFVSFDTALGRGTGYVRLKQGRCWTLFTTLQDLTGFEQHVGRHRRKGPTLDPRHPQWNWLDTRKAEQARIGVEDQPFVLIVGGGQAGLTLAARLRQLDVPALVVERNVRPGDQWRSRYHSLSLHDPVWYDHMPYLPFPETWPVFTPKDQIADWLDAYAQILELNVWGSTECLRAAYDASEQIWRVEVRRAGDQVTLRPRHLVIATGNAGRPNMPRFEGAETFAGPIMHSSQYSGGRGYEGRKVAVIGSNNSAHDICADLVEHGADATMIQRSSTHVVRSQTVLDLLLSGLYSETALASGITTERADLLSASMPLRLAPEIHRPLNLMIAQRDAEFYARLEAAGFMHDFGEDGTGMALKYLRRASGYYIDVGASDLVASGRIKLRSRVGVERFVPEGVLLSDGSTVSADLIICATGFGSMDQVVGDLVSEEVAAKVGKVWGYGSDTAHDPGPWEGELRNMWKPTAQEGLWFHGGNLAQSRFYSLFLALQLKARLEKLPIRVFGRAQPTATDSADSGDGLERSPADFGTYPQSTN
- a CDS encoding Rid family hydrolase; its protein translation is MPKSFAAIVPASHQAAYDAYQFAPAVRIGDQIIVSGVIGFAADMSLPAEFDVQVENAFTQLETVLAEAGASLADVASLTTYHRGDLAAQMPAFIAIKAARLGEPHPAWTAVGVAQLAVPAALIEIAAVAAAPRA